A single Bifidobacterium asteroides DNA region contains:
- a CDS encoding FKBP-type peptidyl-prolyl cis-trans isomerase has protein sequence MTIIAKKSGSKRLLGAVTALALCLGLSACGGKSDGGGHAGDTMQGVSASGKLGSKPDISFKTPFKVENQTHQVIQKGNGEVIRDGDRVCTRSLALDAKTGKVINSTWDKSSPECSIVISKKSIPAYYDTFKGLKVNSTVAVGIDESGSGSSKATESYIMALTFVSRSKNLTRAQGQKVTDLPSDLPKISLDDKGKPSLDLNGYQPKGGLVVQPLIKGKGAKVGQHQSVSANYTGWLASDGKQFDSSWDRGQASDFSLDQVVKGWQQGLAGQTVGSQVLLVVPPDLGYGSQQQQKIPANSTLIFVVDILAAY, from the coding sequence ATGACCATCATCGCAAAGAAATCAGGCAGCAAGCGTTTGCTGGGCGCCGTGACCGCTCTGGCCCTATGTCTTGGACTGTCAGCCTGCGGCGGGAAATCCGACGGGGGCGGCCATGCGGGAGACACCATGCAGGGCGTATCAGCCAGCGGCAAACTTGGCAGCAAGCCCGACATCAGTTTCAAGACCCCCTTCAAGGTCGAGAACCAGACCCATCAGGTCATCCAGAAGGGCAACGGCGAGGTCATCCGCGACGGGGATCGTGTATGCACAAGGAGCCTGGCCCTGGATGCCAAGACCGGCAAGGTGATCAACTCCACCTGGGACAAGAGCAGCCCGGAGTGCTCCATTGTCATCAGCAAGAAATCCATTCCGGCATACTATGACACCTTCAAGGGCCTCAAGGTCAACTCCACCGTGGCCGTGGGCATCGATGAGTCAGGCTCCGGCAGCAGCAAGGCGACCGAGTCCTATATTATGGCCCTGACCTTCGTCTCCCGGTCCAAAAACCTGACCCGCGCCCAGGGTCAGAAGGTGACCGACCTGCCCAGCGACCTGCCGAAAATCAGTCTGGACGACAAGGGCAAGCCCTCCCTGGACCTCAACGGCTACCAGCCCAAGGGAGGACTGGTCGTCCAGCCCCTGATCAAGGGCAAGGGGGCCAAGGTCGGCCAGCATCAGAGCGTCAGCGCCAACTACACCGGATGGCTGGCCTCCGACGGCAAGCAGTTTGACTCCTCCTGGGACCGGGGTCAGGCCAGCGACTTCAGCCTGGACCAGGTGGTCAAGGGATGGCAGCAGGGTCTGGCCGGCCAGACGGTGGGCTCCCAGGTTCTTCTGGTAGTTCCGCCTGACCTGGGCTATGGCAGCCAGCAACAGCAGAAGATCCCAGCCAATTCGACCCTGATTTTCGTGGTCGACATCCTGGCCGCCTACTGA